Proteins from a single region of Magnetospirillum sp. 15-1:
- a CDS encoding aminopeptidase P family protein encodes MILQQAPATASDRLAALRRELDRRNLSGFVIPRADQHQGEYVPPSAQRLGWLTGFTGSAGSAVVLGDKAAIFVDGRYTLQVLGEVDTGLFAPLHLTEHPPQRWLGEVLDKGDRLGFDPWLHTQEQVQTLTNICERAGAALVPCPDNPLDAVWSDRPAAPASLVIAHPENFAGRSAATKRSDIAAELERERLDAAVLSAPESVAWLLNIRADDVAFTPLPLCFAILHADGSVDVFLDPGRIAPEAVAAWSGGVRVAAPDQFEAALRLLGRGGKRVRLDSASAPFQVWETLRMAGARVEAGADPCALPRACKNAVEMAGTRAAHHRDGAAMVRFLAWLDRATQSGTVDEMTAADTLEGFRRTGRHFRGLSFPTISGAGANGAIVHYHSTPKTNRPLTAGELYLVDSGAQYLDGTTDITRTVLVGDTAPTEARRRFTLVLKGHIALARAVFPAGTTGSQLDALARRPLWSEGLDYDHGTGHGVGSFLSVHEGPQRISKVGNSVALKPGMILSNEPGYYKTGAYGIRIENLVLVAPQAAPAGAERELLGFETLTLAPIDRALVAGELLDADERDWLNAYHARVRDEIMPLLAEPAEREWLERATAALP; translated from the coding sequence ATGATTCTGCAGCAAGCCCCGGCCACCGCCTCCGACCGCCTCGCCGCGCTGCGGCGCGAGCTGGACCGCCGCAACCTGAGCGGCTTCGTGATCCCCCGCGCCGACCAGCACCAGGGCGAGTACGTGCCGCCCTCGGCCCAGCGCCTGGGCTGGCTGACCGGCTTTACCGGCTCGGCGGGATCGGCGGTGGTGCTGGGAGACAAGGCGGCGATCTTCGTGGACGGCCGCTATACCCTGCAGGTCCTCGGCGAGGTGGATACCGGCCTGTTCGCCCCCCTGCACCTGACCGAGCATCCGCCCCAGCGCTGGCTGGGCGAGGTGCTGGACAAGGGCGACCGCCTGGGCTTCGACCCCTGGCTGCACACCCAAGAGCAGGTGCAGACCCTGACCAATATCTGCGAGCGGGCGGGCGCCGCCCTGGTTCCCTGCCCCGACAACCCCCTGGACGCCGTGTGGAGCGACCGGCCCGCCGCGCCGGCCAGCCTTGTGATCGCCCATCCGGAAAACTTCGCCGGCCGCTCCGCCGCGACCAAGCGGAGCGACATCGCCGCCGAGCTGGAGCGCGAGCGCCTGGACGCCGCCGTGCTGAGCGCCCCGGAATCCGTGGCCTGGCTGCTGAATATCCGGGCGGACGACGTGGCCTTCACGCCGCTGCCCCTGTGCTTCGCCATCCTCCATGCCGACGGTTCGGTGGATGTGTTCCTCGATCCCGGCCGCATCGCCCCCGAGGCGGTCGCCGCCTGGAGCGGCGGCGTACGGGTGGCGGCGCCGGACCAGTTCGAGGCGGCGCTTCGCCTGTTGGGGCGCGGCGGCAAGCGGGTCAGGCTGGATTCGGCATCGGCTCCCTTCCAGGTCTGGGAAACCCTGCGCATGGCCGGCGCCCGCGTCGAGGCCGGCGCCGACCCCTGCGCCCTGCCCCGCGCCTGCAAGAATGCCGTCGAGATGGCCGGCACGCGGGCCGCCCATCACCGCGACGGCGCCGCCATGGTGCGTTTTCTCGCCTGGCTGGACCGCGCCACGCAAAGCGGTACGGTGGATGAAATGACCGCCGCCGATACCCTGGAAGGCTTTCGCCGCACCGGCCGGCATTTCCGTGGCCTGTCCTTTCCCACCATTTCGGGGGCCGGGGCCAACGGCGCCATCGTCCACTACCACTCGACGCCCAAGACCAACCGCCCCCTGACGGCGGGCGAGCTCTATCTGGTTGATTCCGGCGCCCAGTACCTGGACGGCACCACCGATATCACCCGCACGGTGCTGGTCGGCGACACGGCGCCCACCGAGGCGCGCCGCCGCTTCACCCTGGTGCTCAAGGGGCACATCGCCCTGGCGCGGGCCGTCTTTCCGGCCGGCACCACCGGCAGCCAGTTGGACGCCCTGGCCCGGCGGCCGCTGTGGTCCGAGGGGCTGGACTACGACCACGGCACCGGCCATGGGGTGGGCAGCTTCCTGTCGGTGCACGAGGGGCCGCAGCGCATTTCCAAGGTCGGCAACAGCGTGGCGCTGAAACCCGGCATGATCCTGTCCAACGAGCCCGGCTATTATAAGACCGGCGCCTACGGCATCCGCATCGAGAACCTGGTGCTGGTGGCGCCGCAAGCCGCCCCGGCGGGCGCCGAGCGTGAGTTGCTGGGCTTCGAGACCCTGACCCTGGCGCCCATCGACCGGGCCCTGGTGGCCGGGGAACTGCTGGACGCGGACGAACGGGACTGGCTGAACGCCTATCACGCCCGGGTGCGGGACGAGATCATGCCCCTGCTGGCCGAACCGGCGGAGCGGGAGTGGCTGGAGCGCGCCACGGCGGCGCTGCCGTAG
- the cyoE gene encoding heme o synthase, with protein MTFRQFIELLKPRIALMIALTAITGYGAVATKVDPVALLLLTLAMVLGSAASAVFNHVWDRDIDRLMRRTSRRPMATGAGTPAVGFTLAVVLMAAGMALAHTAFNWVVALHLFLGGFVYVAIYTVWLKRRHWTNIIIGGAAGSFAVLAGAAAVDQTQWMLPMVLALVLFLWTPSHFWALAILLADDYRQAGVPMLPVVVGAKRTAWWILGNSIALVASSLLPWWLGLLGNAYGIIAALVGAVLLGFNVVLVRDPSRRWAGWNFAASMPYLLLLFIAVFVDKHW; from the coding sequence TTGACGTTCAGGCAATTCATCGAGCTTTTGAAGCCGCGTATCGCGCTGATGATCGCGTTGACCGCGATCACCGGCTATGGCGCCGTGGCGACCAAGGTCGACCCGGTGGCCCTGCTGCTGCTGACGCTGGCCATGGTTCTGGGTTCGGCCGCCTCGGCGGTGTTCAACCATGTCTGGGACCGCGATATCGACCGGCTGATGCGCCGCACCTCGCGTCGCCCCATGGCCACCGGCGCCGGTACTCCGGCGGTAGGCTTCACCCTGGCGGTGGTGCTGATGGCGGCGGGCATGGCCCTGGCCCACACCGCCTTCAACTGGGTGGTGGCGCTGCACCTTTTCCTGGGCGGCTTCGTCTATGTGGCCATCTACACCGTCTGGCTGAAGCGCCGCCACTGGACCAACATCATCATCGGCGGCGCCGCCGGCAGCTTCGCCGTTTTGGCCGGAGCGGCGGCGGTGGACCAGACCCAGTGGATGCTGCCCATGGTGCTGGCCCTGGTGCTGTTCCTGTGGACGCCCAGCCATTTCTGGGCGCTGGCCATCCTGCTGGCCGACGATTACCGCCAGGCCGGCGTTCCCATGCTGCCGGTGGTGGTGGGCGCCAAGCGCACCGCCTGGTGGATTCTGGGCAACAGCATCGCCCTGGTGGCGTCGTCGCTGCTGCCCTGGTGGCTGGGCCTGCTGGGCAATGCCTACGGCATCATCGCGGCCCTGGTCGGCGCCGTGTTGCTGGGCTTCAACGTGGTGCTGGTCCGCGACCCGTCCCGCCGCTGGGCCGGCTGGAACTTCGCCGCCTCCATGCCCTACCTGCTGCTGCTGTTCATCGCGGTGTTCGTGGACAAGCACTGGTAG
- a CDS encoding prolyl-tRNA synthetase associated domain-containing protein: MVPATPDDLFALFDRLDIRAATHRHAPAFTVEEGHRVWGSIPGVHCKNLFLKDGKGRLWLVVAPAERRIDLKSLPERIGSARLSFGSAALLVEVLGIEPGSVTPFAVINDREHRVSVVLDAWMMAQERINYHPLRNDMTTTLSPAELERFFRHTGHTPLLVDL, encoded by the coding sequence ATGGTTCCCGCGACCCCCGACGACCTGTTCGCCCTGTTCGACCGCCTGGACATCCGGGCGGCTACCCACCGGCACGCCCCGGCCTTCACGGTGGAGGAGGGGCACCGGGTCTGGGGCTCGATCCCCGGCGTCCATTGCAAGAACCTGTTTCTCAAGGACGGCAAGGGGCGGCTGTGGCTGGTGGTGGCGCCCGCCGAGCGGCGGATCGACCTCAAGTCCCTGCCGGAAAGGATCGGTTCGGCGCGGCTGTCCTTCGGCTCGGCGGCGCTGCTGGTCGAGGTGCTGGGTATCGAGCCGGGCTCGGTGACGCCCTTCGCGGTGATCAACGACAGGGAACACCGGGTCTCGGTGGTTCTGGATGCCTGGATGATGGCGCAGGAACGGATTAATTATCATCCGTTGCGCAACGACATGACCACCACGCTGAGCCCGGCCGAACTGGAGCGTTTCTTCCGGCACACCGGTCATACCCCTCTGCTGGTCGATCTATAG
- a CDS encoding EAL domain-containing protein has protein sequence MDDVKIKARISITRVVFLLSLTATVLALGVVVLISSHVREKSVHDLARDEAHQTSTLVFETLYAAMRKGWSKDEIGEVITRLQAALPDLSIHVIRGAPVIEQFGEIANDLAIARHDPLLQEVFATGKEVLLPSPTGIRYLYPLIVKEECLACHTAAKVGDINGVIDIVYPVHALKVSLDYVLNTVLAYFFAILLLLSAALYFKLKIFVARPITNMVGLMQEIILHTDLSRRVETDGIIAEVADLSDYFNKLLRTVEEYQHRLEDLSIRDPLTRLYNRRKFDEFLDHEIDRSQRHGHPFCLAQIDLDDFKNINDTFGHPIGDLVLKELASVLHREVRRTDVVARVGADEFSVLLPETTMEEGMAAAEKLRQAVADCQLGLPVGGVRITASVGLVSYPDNADDAQKLAIAADVASYKAKRSGKNQVAVIGEGEDATVAIFSQGEMVRSALAEGRLVPFYQPIVAAEDGSIAAYEVLARVVDGDQAVCAGDFIESAEELGLAGEIDAAVFDGALAAMAAGKLGDAKIFVNLSAKSLTDRERMMAIPRRLAEAGVAASRVVLEITEREALPHFGDIVAMINELRSTGLGFALDDFGSGFSSFLYLKYITVDYVKIEGSFIRHVVTDDRDRIMVEHIHSMARRFGMITIAEFVEDEATMVLLRKMGINLCQGFHIAVPKPIHKL, from the coding sequence ATGGACGACGTGAAGATCAAGGCCAGGATCAGCATCACCCGCGTGGTGTTCCTGCTGTCCCTGACGGCCACCGTGCTTGCCCTGGGCGTGGTCGTCCTTATCTCCAGCCATGTGCGCGAGAAGTCGGTGCACGACCTCGCCCGCGACGAGGCGCATCAGACCTCGACCCTGGTGTTCGAGACCCTTTACGCCGCCATGCGCAAGGGCTGGAGCAAGGACGAGATCGGCGAGGTCATCACCCGGCTGCAGGCGGCGCTGCCCGATCTGTCCATCCATGTGATCCGTGGCGCTCCGGTGATCGAGCAGTTCGGCGAGATCGCCAACGATCTCGCCATCGCCCGCCACGACCCGCTGCTGCAGGAGGTCTTCGCCACCGGCAAGGAGGTGCTGCTGCCCAGTCCCACCGGTATCCGCTACCTCTATCCCCTGATCGTCAAGGAAGAGTGCCTGGCCTGTCACACGGCGGCCAAGGTGGGCGACATCAACGGCGTCATCGACATCGTCTATCCGGTCCATGCCCTCAAGGTGTCGCTCGACTACGTGCTGAACACCGTGCTGGCCTATTTCTTCGCCATCCTGCTGCTGCTGTCGGCGGCGCTGTACTTCAAGCTGAAGATCTTCGTGGCCCGGCCCATCACCAACATGGTCGGGCTGATGCAGGAGATCATCTTGCATACCGACCTGTCGCGCCGGGTGGAGACCGACGGCATCATCGCCGAGGTGGCCGACCTGTCCGACTACTTCAACAAGCTGCTGCGCACGGTGGAGGAGTACCAGCACCGGCTGGAGGACCTGTCCATCCGCGACCCGCTGACCCGGCTTTACAACCGGCGCAAGTTCGACGAGTTCCTCGACCACGAGATCGACCGGTCGCAGCGGCACGGCCATCCCTTCTGTCTGGCCCAGATCGACCTGGACGACTTCAAGAACATCAACGACACCTTCGGCCATCCCATCGGCGATCTGGTGCTGAAGGAATTGGCCAGCGTGCTGCACCGTGAAGTGCGGCGCACCGACGTGGTGGCAAGGGTGGGGGCCGACGAGTTCTCGGTGCTGCTGCCCGAAACCACCATGGAGGAAGGCATGGCCGCGGCCGAGAAACTGCGCCAGGCCGTCGCCGACTGTCAGTTGGGCCTGCCGGTGGGCGGCGTGCGCATCACCGCCTCGGTCGGTCTGGTCAGCTATCCCGACAACGCCGACGACGCCCAGAAGCTGGCCATCGCGGCCGACGTGGCCAGCTACAAGGCCAAGCGCTCGGGCAAGAATCAGGTGGCGGTGATCGGCGAGGGCGAGGACGCCACCGTCGCCATCTTCAGCCAGGGCGAGATGGTGCGCAGCGCCCTGGCCGAGGGACGGCTGGTGCCGTTCTACCAGCCCATCGTCGCCGCCGAGGACGGCTCCATCGCCGCCTACGAGGTGCTGGCCCGCGTGGTGGACGGCGATCAGGCGGTGTGTGCCGGCGACTTCATCGAATCCGCCGAGGAATTGGGGCTGGCCGGCGAGATCGACGCCGCCGTGTTCGACGGCGCCCTGGCCGCCATGGCGGCGGGCAAGCTGGGCGACGCCAAGATCTTCGTCAACCTGTCGGCCAAGAGCCTGACCGACCGCGAGCGGATGATGGCCATCCCCCGCCGTCTGGCCGAGGCGGGCGTCGCCGCCAGCCGGGTGGTCCTCGAGATCACCGAGCGGGAGGCCCTGCCTCATTTCGGCGACATCGTCGCCATGATCAACGAGTTGCGCAGCACCGGCCTGGGCTTCGCGCTGGACGATTTCGGCTCGGGCTTCTCGTCGTTCCTCTATCTCAAGTACATCACCGTCGATTACGTCAAGATCGAGGGCAGCTTCATCCGGCACGTGGTCACCGACGACCGCGACCGCATCATGGTCGAGCACATCCACTCCATGGCCCGGCGCTTCGGCATGATCACCATCGCCGAGTTCGTGGAGGACGAGGCCACCATGGTGCTGCTGCGCAAGATGGGGATCAACCTGTGCCAGGGCTTCCACATCGCCGTTCCCAAGCCTATTCATAAGCTGTGA
- a CDS encoding hemerythrin family protein has protein sequence MIPRHAVIRWGEPLLLGVAFVDHDHCEAVEMINRMAAAAPSERLEMARTFSRHCVEHFAREEAMMVKTGFFALDPHRDEHRRVLAELDEVIRSLEGGDPCEEYFTVDLPQWFLEHRATMDYVTSGYALEHGWVE, from the coding sequence ATGATTCCTCGGCATGCGGTCATCCGGTGGGGCGAGCCTCTGTTGCTCGGGGTCGCCTTCGTCGATCACGATCATTGCGAGGCGGTGGAGATGATCAACCGCATGGCCGCCGCCGCTCCGTCCGAGCGCCTGGAGATGGCGCGCACCTTCTCCCGCCATTGCGTCGAGCATTTCGCCCGTGAGGAGGCGATGATGGTGAAGACCGGCTTCTTCGCCCTCGACCCCCATCGCGATGAGCACCGGCGGGTACTCGCCGAACTGGACGAGGTGATCCGCTCGCTGGAGGGTGGCGACCCTTGCGAGGAATATTTCACCGTCGACCTGCCGCAGTGGTTCCTTGAGCACCGGGCGACCATGGACTACGTCACCTCGGGCTATGCCCTCGAGCACGGCTGGGTCGAGTAG
- a CDS encoding HAMP domain-containing methyl-accepting chemotaxis protein: protein MGTFHLSLKLRIFAAVGLVGLAAIAMALVGIRSMATYHQHVMEMQSASQRAVIGEKVNGLINAVVMDSRGVYMSRDAREAEKYSPAILKNVAEINRLMAEWAALAPEAERDAFKPAAEHAAQFAAFRTELVRLGREASTAEARAFGDNDANRANRQALNKQIETLAATNAARVAEVVHGLDDFYQSRLQAMVWLAVLGLAAGIGWAAWTAFKRVSQPIHHITDTMQALAGGNLSVEIPSVNAHDEVGDMARAVQVFRDAMRETEAMRISQEREREAAYTERVAALQNMAATVELETRAAVEQVAAQTSLMADNAGQMAHSAGAVGGSSQSVAAAATQALSNAQTVSAAAEQLSASIREIGQQIATAGRVTGGAVAAAGKAQDTITRLSAAVNRIGEVANLIQSIASQTNLLALNATIEAARAGEAGKGFAVVANEVKNLANQTAKATEEISSQIGEVQASTADAVASVSEITEAIRGVEDVSVSVAGAIRQQNDATQEIARNIAQTAHAAQEVAERIAEVSEEAGATGERAARVNDISLDVAHSIESLKGVIVRVVRTATKEVDRRSAPRYALGVRGSVDLDGHEVPVVFAEVSEQGLTIQGEVCPVGQGMRVKVRIEGCSMALSMVGRECENGRLHGSLELTPDVEGRWQEEFQRLIAGRQPIRDAA, encoded by the coding sequence ATGGGCACCTTTCACCTTTCGCTGAAACTGCGGATTTTTGCCGCCGTCGGGCTGGTGGGGCTGGCGGCGATCGCCATGGCCCTGGTGGGAATCCGCTCCATGGCCACCTATCACCAGCATGTGATGGAGATGCAAAGCGCATCCCAGCGCGCGGTGATCGGCGAGAAGGTCAACGGCCTGATCAACGCGGTGGTGATGGATTCGCGCGGCGTCTATATGAGCCGCGACGCCAGGGAGGCGGAGAAGTACTCTCCCGCCATCCTGAAGAACGTCGCCGAGATCAACCGCCTGATGGCCGAATGGGCCGCCCTGGCCCCCGAGGCCGAGCGAGACGCGTTCAAGCCGGCGGCCGAGCATGCCGCCCAGTTCGCCGCCTTCCGGACCGAACTGGTGCGCCTGGGCCGCGAGGCCAGCACCGCCGAGGCCCGGGCCTTCGGAGACAACGACGCCAACCGCGCCAACCGCCAGGCGCTCAACAAGCAGATCGAGACCCTGGCCGCCACCAATGCCGCCAGGGTGGCCGAGGTGGTCCACGGCCTGGACGATTTCTACCAAAGCCGGCTGCAGGCCATGGTCTGGCTGGCGGTGCTGGGGCTGGCCGCCGGCATCGGCTGGGCGGCGTGGACCGCCTTCAAGCGGGTGTCGCAGCCCATCCACCACATCACCGACACCATGCAGGCCCTGGCCGGCGGCAATCTGTCGGTGGAGATACCCTCGGTGAACGCCCATGACGAGGTGGGCGACATGGCCCGCGCCGTCCAGGTGTTCCGTGACGCCATGCGCGAGACCGAGGCCATGCGGATTTCCCAGGAGCGTGAGCGCGAGGCCGCCTATACCGAGCGGGTCGCGGCACTGCAGAACATGGCCGCGACGGTGGAACTGGAAACCCGCGCCGCCGTCGAGCAGGTGGCCGCCCAGACCTCGCTGATGGCCGACAATGCCGGCCAGATGGCCCATTCGGCCGGGGCGGTGGGCGGCAGCAGCCAAAGCGTCGCGGCCGCCGCCACCCAGGCGTTGTCCAATGCCCAGACGGTGTCCGCCGCCGCCGAGCAACTGTCGGCCTCCATCCGCGAGATCGGCCAGCAGATCGCCACCGCCGGCCGGGTCACCGGCGGCGCGGTGGCCGCCGCCGGCAAGGCCCAGGACACCATCACCCGCCTGTCGGCGGCGGTGAATCGCATCGGCGAGGTGGCCAATCTGATCCAGAGCATCGCCAGCCAGACCAATCTGCTGGCCTTGAACGCCACCATCGAGGCGGCCCGCGCCGGCGAGGCGGGCAAGGGCTTCGCGGTGGTCGCCAACGAGGTGAAGAACCTCGCCAACCAGACCGCCAAGGCCACCGAGGAAATCTCGTCCCAGATTGGCGAGGTCCAGGCCAGTACCGCCGACGCCGTCGCCTCGGTCAGCGAGATCACCGAGGCCATCCGGGGCGTGGAGGACGTGTCGGTCAGCGTGGCCGGGGCCATCCGCCAGCAGAACGACGCCACCCAGGAGATCGCCCGCAACATCGCCCAGACCGCCCACGCCGCCCAGGAGGTGGCCGAGCGCATCGCCGAGGTCTCGGAGGAGGCGGGCGCCACCGGCGAACGGGCCGCCCGGGTCAACGACATTTCGCTGGATGTGGCCCATTCCATCGAAAGCCTGAAGGGCGTCATCGTCCGGGTGGTGCGCACCGCCACCAAGGAAGTGGACCGCCGCAGCGCGCCCCGCTATGCCCTGGGCGTCAGGGGCTCGGTCGACCTGGACGGCCACGAGGTTCCTGTGGTGTTCGCCGAGGTCTCGGAACAGGGCTTGACCATCCAGGGCGAGGTTTGTCCGGTGGGCCAGGGCATGCGGGTCAAGGTCCGCATCGAAGGGTGTTCGATGGCGCTGTCCATGGTCGGCCGCGAATGCGAGAACGGCCGGCTGCATGGCAGCCTCGAACTCACTCCCGACGTGGAAGGCCGCTGGCAGGAGGAGTTCCAGCGCCTTATCGCCGGACGCCAGCCCATCCGTGACGCCGCTTAA
- a CDS encoding ABC transporter substrate-binding protein, whose translation MAMVTLRHMAAALGLALGLLLLPVAGRAADVELGRTTVQSAVNEGISTFVGTRHPLAERSRLLDSLLRRYIDPSMLSASILGRYWGKISPAEQSAFSELFVRYLVTSYVGILGRAEPGTSVRVADGSDLGTKVRVRSSAMLPSQPGDPIPVEWEVATTADGRPVIMDLTAQGVSLIRAMKDDFASVLRSSGGKIEPLMEALQRKIDANEKANAAQAG comes from the coding sequence ATGGCGATGGTCACCTTGCGGCACATGGCGGCGGCTTTGGGGCTGGCTCTTGGCCTGCTCCTGCTTCCCGTCGCCGGCCGGGCCGCCGATGTCGAGCTGGGGCGCACCACCGTGCAGAGCGCGGTGAACGAGGGGATTTCCACCTTCGTCGGTACCCGGCATCCCCTGGCGGAGCGCAGCCGGCTGCTGGACAGCCTGCTGCGCCGCTACATTGATCCGTCCATGCTGTCGGCCAGTATTCTCGGCCGCTACTGGGGCAAGATCAGCCCGGCCGAGCAGAGCGCCTTTTCCGAGCTGTTCGTGCGCTATCTGGTGACGTCCTATGTGGGGATTCTGGGCCGCGCCGAGCCCGGCACGTCCGTCAGGGTCGCCGATGGAAGCGATCTCGGCACCAAGGTCCGGGTGCGGTCGTCCGCCATGTTGCCCTCCCAGCCCGGCGACCCCATTCCGGTGGAGTGGGAGGTGGCGACCACCGCCGACGGCAGGCCGGTGATCATGGACCTCACCGCCCAGGGCGTCAGTCTGATCCGCGCCATGAAGGACGATTTCGCCTCGGTGCTGCGCTCGTCGGGCGGCAAGATCGAGCCGCTGATGGAAGCCCTGCAGCGCAAGATCGACGCCAACGAAAAGGCCAATGCCGCCCAGGCGGGCTGA
- the guaA gene encoding glutamine-hydrolyzing GMP synthase — translation MSERILIVDFGSQVTQLIARRVREAGVYCEIHPFNRVSVDSIREFAPKGVILSGGPASVADFGSPRAPDGLFEMGLPILGICYGQQTMCEQLGGKVEPGDHREFGRALLKVSGEPCALFDGIAAKGDEVQVWMSHGDRVTAIPAGFKVVATSEGAPFAAIANADKRFYGVQFHPEVVHTPIGKQLLSNFVHKIVGCAGDWTMKAFRAQEIAKVRAQVGSGRVICGLSGGVDSSVVAALLHEAIGDQLTCVFVDTGFMRAGESEQVVSVFRDRFNIKLVHKDASDLFLDKLAGLTDPEKKRKIIGATFIDVFEEEARAVGGADFLAQGTLYPDVIESVSFTGGPSVTIKSHHNVGGLPERMNMKLVEPLRELFKDEVRALGRELGLPADMVGRHPFPGPGLAIRIPGQPLTRENLDILRKADTIYLDEIRKAGLYDEIWQAFAVLLPVRTVGVMGDSRSYDYACALRAVTSTDGMTADFYPFDMAFIGRVANRIINEVKGINRVTYDVTSKPPGTIEWE, via the coding sequence ATGTCCGAGCGCATCCTGATCGTCGATTTCGGCTCGCAGGTGACCCAGCTGATCGCGCGCCGCGTGCGCGAGGCCGGCGTCTACTGTGAAATCCACCCCTTCAACCGGGTGAGCGTCGACAGCATCCGCGAGTTCGCTCCCAAGGGCGTGATCCTGTCGGGCGGCCCGGCCTCGGTGGCCGATTTCGGCTCGCCCCGCGCGCCGGACGGCCTGTTCGAGATGGGCCTGCCCATCCTGGGCATCTGCTACGGCCAACAGACCATGTGCGAGCAGTTGGGCGGCAAGGTGGAGCCCGGCGATCACCGCGAATTCGGCCGCGCCCTGCTCAAGGTCTCGGGCGAGCCCTGCGCCCTGTTCGACGGCATCGCCGCCAAGGGCGACGAGGTCCAGGTGTGGATGAGCCACGGCGACCGGGTAACGGCGATTCCGGCGGGCTTCAAGGTGGTGGCGACCTCCGAGGGCGCCCCCTTCGCCGCTATCGCCAACGCCGACAAGCGCTTCTACGGCGTGCAGTTCCACCCCGAGGTGGTGCACACCCCCATCGGCAAGCAATTGCTGTCCAATTTCGTCCACAAGATCGTCGGCTGCGCCGGCGACTGGACCATGAAGGCCTTCCGCGCCCAGGAGATCGCCAAGGTGCGCGCCCAGGTGGGGTCGGGCCGGGTGATCTGCGGCCTGTCGGGCGGCGTGGATTCCTCGGTGGTGGCGGCCCTGCTGCACGAGGCCATCGGCGACCAGTTGACCTGTGTGTTCGTGGATACCGGCTTCATGCGGGCCGGCGAGTCCGAGCAGGTGGTCAGCGTCTTCCGCGACCGCTTCAACATCAAGCTGGTCCACAAGGACGCCTCGGACCTGTTCCTGGACAAGCTGGCCGGCCTGACCGACCCCGAGAAGAAGCGCAAGATCATCGGCGCCACCTTCATCGACGTGTTCGAGGAAGAGGCCAGGGCGGTGGGCGGCGCCGACTTCCTGGCCCAGGGCACCCTTTATCCCGACGTGATCGAGAGCGTCAGCTTCACCGGTGGCCCCTCGGTGACCATCAAGAGCCACCACAATGTCGGCGGTCTGCCCGAGCGCATGAACATGAAGCTGGTCGAGCCGCTGCGCGAACTGTTCAAGGACGAGGTCCGGGCGCTGGGCCGCGAACTGGGCCTGCCCGCCGACATGGTCGGCCGCCATCCCTTCCCCGGCCCCGGTCTGGCCATCCGCATCCCCGGCCAGCCGCTGACCCGCGAAAACCTGGATATCCTCCGGAAGGCCGATACCATCTATCTGGATGAAATCCGCAAGGCCGGCCTCTACGACGAGATCTGGCAGGCCTTCGCCGTGTTGCTGCCGGTCCGCACCGTGGGCGTCATGGGCGATTCGCGCTCCTACGACTACGCCTGCGCGCTGCGCGCCGTCACCAGCACCGACGGCATGACCGCCGATTTCTATCCCTTCGACATGGCCTTCATCGGCCGGGTGGCCAACCGCATCATCAACGAGGTCAAGGGGATCAACCGGGTGACCTATGACGTCACCAGCAAGCCGCCGGGCACCATTGAATGGGAGTGA
- a CDS encoding 50S ribosomal protein L11 methyltransferase has protein sequence MPPVFPDIWRLRLTVSMETLPVFEEVFERHAEAVTMFMEDRSGISDGECDWFLEGFSRTPPDRIAIVSALSAVAAANGIDAPPLEIEMLPNVDWVLENLRDFPPISAGRFFVHGSHWDGKPPVGSIGIEIDAGTAFGSGEHATTRGCLLALDALAKKQRRRHVLDLGSGSGILGIAAAKCWASMVVCTDIDPSAVKVLAGNAANNGVARYVTAVVSDGYRNPVVGRGKPYDLIFSNILARPLCRFAPDLAAHLAPGGLAVLSGLLERQERMVMANHERQGLTLKTRIVIDGWATLVIGR, from the coding sequence ATGCCCCCCGTCTTTCCCGACATCTGGCGCCTGCGCCTCACCGTTTCCATGGAGACGCTTCCGGTGTTCGAGGAGGTGTTCGAGCGCCATGCCGAGGCGGTGACCATGTTCATGGAGGACCGCTCGGGCATCTCGGACGGCGAGTGCGACTGGTTCCTCGAGGGCTTCTCCCGCACGCCGCCCGACCGCATCGCCATCGTCTCGGCGCTCTCCGCCGTGGCCGCCGCCAACGGCATCGACGCGCCGCCGCTGGAGATCGAGATGCTGCCCAACGTGGATTGGGTGCTGGAGAATCTGCGCGACTTCCCGCCCATTTCCGCCGGGCGCTTCTTCGTCCACGGCTCCCATTGGGACGGCAAGCCGCCGGTGGGTTCCATCGGCATCGAGATCGACGCCGGCACCGCCTTCGGCTCGGGCGAGCACGCCACCACGCGGGGCTGTCTGCTGGCGCTGGATGCGCTGGCCAAGAAGCAGCGGCGCCGGCACGTGCTCGATCTGGGCTCGGGCTCGGGCATTCTCGGCATCGCGGCGGCCAAGTGCTGGGCCTCCATGGTGGTGTGCACCGATATCGATCCCTCGGCGGTCAAGGTGCTGGCCGGCAATGCCGCCAATAACGGCGTCGCCCGCTATGTCACCGCCGTGGTCAGCGACGGCTATCGCAATCCCGTGGTGGGACGGGGCAAGCCCTACGACCTGATCTTCTCCAATATCCTGGCGCGGCCGCTGTGCCGCTTCGCTCCCGATCTCGCCGCCCATCTGGCGCCGGGCGGGCTGGCCGTCCTGTCGGGCCTGCTGGAGCGGCAGGAGCGCATGGTCATGGCCAATCACGAACGCCAGGGCCTGACCTTGAAGACGCGGATCGTCATCGACGGCTGGGCGACCCTGGTCATCGGGCGCTAA